In Rubrivirga marina, the following are encoded in one genomic region:
- a CDS encoding RDD family protein encodes MDLSLDIRTAQNVPLALEPASLGQRILATLADGVIVIAWWILVPVVLAALGVDPGTAVIVVVYVLPPFLYHLAFEVLLEGRTPGKLLLKTQVARVDGAQPTLGQYLLRWLLRFIDVTASSGVVAVATVALTQKSQRLGDLAAGTTVVRRRRVRLEEVLYPRAPEGHVVEFPEAERLSDADVRTLRAVLVRLRLSSRDARAVALARRAKAAVERRLGLEPVRMPPEAFLKAVVRDHVFLLDRLAGGAVEAQEPDDDRVA; translated from the coding sequence ATGGACCTCTCGCTCGACATCCGGACGGCCCAGAACGTCCCCCTGGCGCTTGAGCCGGCGAGCCTCGGCCAGCGCATCCTCGCCACGCTCGCCGACGGCGTGATCGTGATCGCATGGTGGATCCTCGTCCCGGTCGTCCTCGCGGCGCTCGGCGTAGACCCCGGGACGGCCGTGATCGTCGTGGTCTACGTCCTCCCGCCGTTCCTCTACCACCTCGCCTTCGAGGTCCTCCTGGAGGGCCGGACGCCGGGCAAGCTCCTCCTCAAGACGCAGGTCGCCCGCGTCGACGGCGCGCAGCCGACGCTCGGGCAGTACCTCCTCCGGTGGCTCCTCCGGTTCATCGACGTGACCGCGTCGAGCGGCGTCGTGGCCGTGGCGACGGTCGCGCTGACGCAGAAGTCGCAGCGCCTCGGCGACCTCGCGGCCGGGACGACGGTCGTCCGCCGCCGCCGCGTGCGACTGGAGGAGGTGCTCTACCCCCGGGCGCCCGAGGGCCACGTCGTCGAGTTCCCCGAGGCCGAGCGCCTCAGCGACGCCGACGTGCGGACGCTCCGGGCCGTGCTCGTCCGGCTCCGGCTGTCGTCGCGCGACGCGCGGGCCGTCGCCCTCGCCCGCCGCGCGAAGGCCGCCGTCGAGCGCCGCCTCGGGCTGGAGCCGGTGCGGATGCCGCCCGAGGCGTTTTTGAAGGCCGTCGTCCGCGACCACGTCTTCTTGCTGGACCGGCTGGCGGGCGGAGCCGTCGAGGCCCAGGAGCCCGACGACGATCGTGTGGCCTGA
- a CDS encoding WbqC family protein has translation MTAIRPPEFAPRLEYAALLLAADRFVLADTFPFSRQGGHNRTRIRTGQGRQWLTVPRRHAGLGQPLAEVEVVDDGWRRRYAHALRAAYGLAPFYEHVAPEWEAVLATPGSLADVAAASVAFTARWLKAPVEIGRASELPNAPDSLRGVAEAAEVDTLLTLPESAESDRQSVPAGVRVRVLRFEERERRQTHDGFVAGLGVLDLVMNHGPRSGDVLRESIRGVGDVRA, from the coding sequence GTGACGGCCATCCGCCCGCCCGAGTTCGCTCCCCGCCTGGAGTACGCCGCGCTCCTCCTCGCGGCCGACCGGTTCGTCCTGGCCGACACGTTCCCGTTTTCGCGCCAGGGCGGCCACAACCGGACGCGGATCCGGACGGGCCAGGGCCGCCAGTGGCTGACGGTCCCGCGCCGCCACGCCGGCCTCGGCCAACCGCTCGCCGAGGTCGAGGTCGTCGACGACGGCTGGCGGCGGCGCTACGCCCACGCGCTCCGCGCGGCGTACGGGCTCGCGCCGTTTTACGAGCACGTCGCGCCGGAGTGGGAGGCGGTCCTCGCCACGCCCGGCTCGCTGGCGGACGTCGCCGCGGCCTCCGTCGCCTTCACGGCCCGGTGGCTCAAGGCGCCGGTCGAGATCGGCCGCGCCTCCGAGCTACCGAACGCGCCCGACTCTCTCCGCGGCGTCGCCGAGGCGGCCGAGGTCGACACGCTGCTGACGCTGCCGGAGTCGGCCGAGTCGGACCGCCAGTCCGTGCCGGCGGGCGTCCGCGTCCGCGTGCTCCGGTTCGAGGAGCGGGAGCGGCGGCAGACGCACGACGGGTTCGTCGCCGGCCTCGGCGTGCTGGACCTCGTCATGAACCACGGCCCGCGTTCGGGTGACGTGCTGCGGGAGAGCATCCGCGGGGTCGGAGACGTGCGGGCGTAG
- the cruF gene encoding bisanhydrobacterioruberin hydratase CruF — MTSRRVFRLTFGLFAATIVFAILGTLSLYIGPVREFFLPYYETLVAAPTWTYMALLPVVSLALYWEDLGVRRSLLFLLAASVIGAASELLGTNFGIPFGEYHYTDRLGAKILGDVPYFIPTSWYALGVLSYDLAGRLGGGRVARALGTAFFMVVWDVSLDPAMNQGGGTFVFWEYPGGGPFYGMPWVNWVGWAVTSIAISFAFDALGGMTPAPSAFVARWAPVVYAVNVLFPISICLLYGLPTAGVIGIATLALALALVRWRTPSARGVAVV; from the coding sequence ATGACTTCGCGCCGCGTCTTCCGCCTCACGTTCGGCCTGTTCGCCGCGACGATCGTGTTCGCCATCCTCGGCACGCTGTCGCTCTACATCGGGCCCGTGCGGGAGTTCTTCCTGCCCTACTACGAGACGCTCGTGGCCGCGCCGACGTGGACGTACATGGCGCTCCTGCCGGTCGTCTCGCTCGCGCTCTACTGGGAGGACCTGGGCGTCCGCCGCTCGCTCCTCTTTTTGCTGGCGGCGAGCGTGATCGGCGCCGCGTCGGAGCTCCTGGGGACCAACTTCGGCATCCCGTTCGGGGAGTACCACTACACCGACCGGCTCGGGGCCAAGATCCTCGGCGACGTCCCGTACTTCATCCCGACGAGCTGGTACGCGCTCGGCGTGCTGAGCTACGACCTCGCGGGGCGCCTCGGCGGCGGGCGGGTCGCGCGCGCGCTCGGCACGGCCTTCTTCATGGTCGTGTGGGACGTGTCGCTGGACCCGGCGATGAACCAGGGCGGCGGGACGTTCGTGTTCTGGGAGTACCCGGGCGGCGGCCCGTTCTACGGGATGCCGTGGGTGAACTGGGTGGGCTGGGCCGTGACCTCCATCGCGATCTCGTTCGCGTTCGACGCGCTCGGCGGGATGACGCCGGCCCCGAGCGCGTTCGTCGCGCGGTGGGCGCCCGTCGTCTACGCCGTCAACGTGCTGTTCCCGATCTCGATCTGCCTCCTCTACGGCCTCCCCACTGCCGGCGTCATCGGCATCGCGACGCTCGCCCTCGCCCTCGCGCTCGTGCGCTGGCGGACGCCGAGCGCTCGGGGTGTCGCCGTGGTCTGA
- a CDS encoding phytoene/squalene synthase family protein, translating into MEIASPLLPTLAPATRKGFAAPEAPPEGATRREEDRYLRRAFRHHSRTFSLATRLLPRPERLPVATLYLYCRTVDSLADERAVVIGPDRALAEVDALEAALDQTLAGRPPTGPHALLWRRLAEVHAAYDLPALPLRQLLDGARWDLRGRTVETRADLLAYADLVAGSVGAAMLPFLVRDDADRARLDAPARALGNAMQLTNILRDVGEDCRDLGRCYLPTEDLDRHGLDLDALVDAGPPVPDAYAALCEGLMAEAERLYDEGGAAIPLLRRRAQPGIHGAARMYREFLNGVRANGYDNLSRRAAVPLRRKLRVLLSNDYAVRRDRLATAAR; encoded by the coding sequence ATGGAGATCGCCTCGCCCCTGCTCCCGACGCTCGCGCCGGCGACCCGGAAGGGCTTCGCGGCGCCCGAGGCGCCGCCCGAGGGCGCGACGCGGCGCGAGGAGGACCGCTACCTCCGCCGCGCGTTCCGCCACCACAGCCGAACGTTCTCGCTCGCCACGCGGCTCCTCCCCCGCCCCGAGCGCCTGCCCGTCGCCACGCTCTACCTCTACTGCCGGACCGTCGACTCGCTCGCCGACGAGCGGGCCGTCGTGATCGGCCCCGACCGCGCGCTCGCCGAGGTGGACGCCCTCGAGGCCGCGCTCGACCAGACGCTGGCCGGTCGTCCACCGACCGGTCCGCACGCGCTCCTGTGGCGCCGCCTCGCCGAGGTCCACGCCGCCTACGACCTGCCCGCGCTCCCACTCCGCCAACTCCTGGACGGGGCACGCTGGGACCTCCGGGGCCGGACCGTGGAGACGCGCGCCGACCTCCTCGCCTACGCCGACCTCGTAGCCGGCTCCGTCGGCGCCGCGATGCTCCCGTTCCTCGTCCGCGACGACGCCGACCGCGCCCGCCTCGACGCGCCGGCGCGGGCCCTCGGCAACGCGATGCAGCTCACGAACATCCTCCGCGACGTGGGCGAGGACTGCCGCGACCTCGGCCGCTGCTACCTCCCGACCGAGGACCTGGACCGCCACGGGCTCGACCTCGACGCGCTCGTCGACGCCGGCCCGCCCGTCCCCGACGCCTATGCCGCGCTCTGCGAGGGGCTGATGGCCGAGGCCGAGCGGCTCTACGACGAGGGCGGCGCGGCCATCCCCCTGCTCCGCCGCCGCGCCCAGCCCGGCATCCACGGCGCCGCCCGGATGTACCGCGAGTTCCTCAACGGCGTCCGCGCCAACGGCTACGACAACCTCTCACGGCGCGCGGCCGTCCCGCTCCGCCGGAAGCTCCGCGTGCTGCTCTCGAACGACTACGCCGTCCGCCGCGACCGGCTGGCGACGGCGGCCCGGTGA
- a CDS encoding 1-acyl-sn-glycerol-3-phosphate acyltransferase, with translation MSARPDGAPDGLGARLARRFAERAIRGELDQLRRVVGVGGVERDPAPGRPLVVYANHHVYPDSFLLWHLVTQVWERPMIVWMEAWDRAPLFGPVGALPFPDGDARRRVRTMRETTRRMTADPRTALYLYPEGSMRVPEDGLGPFRADLGRLARVLPQEVAWVPVGVHAGWWGESRPTGVLALGEPHDAPDGTEPARLGAALEAARGARPDDLPRDGAEAVVLRDGRPGADERWDLSRLAPLYERWTFPT, from the coding sequence GTGAGCGCCCGGCCCGACGGCGCACCCGACGGCCTCGGCGCCCGCCTGGCGCGTCGGTTCGCCGAGCGCGCAATCCGCGGGGAGCTCGACCAGTTGCGCCGCGTCGTCGGCGTCGGCGGCGTCGAGCGCGACCCGGCGCCCGGCCGGCCGCTCGTGGTCTACGCCAACCACCACGTCTACCCCGACAGCTTCTTGCTGTGGCACCTCGTCACGCAGGTCTGGGAGCGCCCGATGATCGTGTGGATGGAGGCGTGGGACCGGGCGCCGCTCTTCGGCCCCGTCGGCGCCCTCCCCTTCCCGGACGGCGACGCCCGCCGCCGCGTCCGCACGATGCGCGAAACGACGCGGCGGATGACGGCCGACCCGCGGACGGCGCTCTACCTCTACCCCGAGGGCTCGATGCGCGTGCCGGAGGATGGCCTCGGCCCGTTCCGCGCCGACCTCGGCCGCCTCGCCCGCGTGCTGCCCCAGGAAGTCGCCTGGGTGCCCGTCGGCGTCCACGCCGGGTGGTGGGGCGAGAGCCGGCCGACGGGTGTCCTCGCCCTCGGGGAGCCTCACGACGCTCCCGACGGCACCGAGCCGGCCCGCCTCGGCGCCGCGCTGGAGGCGGCCCGCGGCGCCCGTCCCGATGACCTCCCCCGTGACGGTGCCGAGGCGGTCGTCCTCCGCGACGGCCGCCCCGGGGCCGACGAGCGGTGGGACCTGTCGCGCCTGGCGCCTCTCTACGAGCGGTGGACGTTCCCGACCTGA
- a CDS encoding tetratricopeptide repeat protein: MLLLLVALVGLATPADASTVRDSLTHYYVRQDIEAVDRLYRTKARTREDRLLCLYRLYPMTLDERYLADIPSEDGVTSARELALISALWAYRASSGPAWRLPTYGRRSERILDRALARDPTEPYALLVRGQGLYYKPGIFGGDVAAAQRTFERLRQRVSGRGVPGLHPFEAEVWIWMALRRQDEAAGARLRQRLLAQNPPSMFRQFLVDPP; this comes from the coding sequence ATGCTCCTCCTGCTCGTGGCCCTCGTCGGCCTCGCCACGCCCGCGGACGCCTCGACCGTCCGCGACTCGCTGACCCACTACTACGTCCGCCAGGACATCGAGGCCGTCGACCGGCTCTACCGCACGAAGGCGCGGACGCGCGAGGACCGGCTCCTCTGCCTCTACCGCCTCTACCCGATGACGCTCGACGAGCGCTACCTCGCCGACATCCCGTCCGAGGACGGCGTGACGTCGGCCCGGGAGCTCGCGCTGATCTCGGCGCTGTGGGCCTACCGCGCGTCCAGCGGTCCGGCGTGGCGGCTCCCGACGTACGGCCGCCGCTCCGAGCGGATTCTGGACCGCGCGCTCGCCCGGGACCCGACGGAGCCGTACGCGCTGCTCGTCCGCGGCCAGGGCCTCTACTACAAGCCCGGCATCTTCGGCGGCGACGTGGCGGCGGCGCAGCGGACGTTCGAACGGCTCCGCCAACGGGTGAGTGGGCGCGGCGTGCCCGGCCTCCACCCGTTCGAGGCCGAGGTCTGGATCTGGATGGCCCTCCGTCGACAGGACGAGGCGGCCGGGGCGCGGCTTCGGCAGCGGCTGCTCGCACAGAACCCGCCGAGCATGTTCCGCCAGTTCCTGGTCGACCCTCCGTGA
- a CDS encoding glycosyltransferase family 2 protein — protein sequence MTPFEVLLGTVLAIHAAVAAVLAMNLWSVARDRRRTLPTDLPTVSVLVPARNEEANLRALLPTLLAQHGVEAEFVVVDDASDDGTWDVLKAHADPRLVPVRGSGPPEGWVGKPHALYQAAKRATGDVFVFLDADAQLRDDGALARLVGRWVANGGAGTAMTSLPRYLDRGPAALLTSLVPFAVLAALPIPLVPRVQAPSLSALNGQIWVMGADDYRHLAPHEAVKNDVLEDVMIGRYLKRSGVRLYFQNLSGEVAVWMYRSFEEAWRGFQKNAALLAGGKPGRPVTVEFVAFFLLYTLSWVVPSVLWVGGTAGLWALATLVGIKLAIDRAGRFPLWVSALAPVTLALGAALLLDSARAHATGRVSWKGRAVS from the coding sequence GTGACGCCGTTCGAGGTCCTCCTCGGCACCGTCCTGGCGATCCACGCGGCCGTGGCCGCCGTGCTCGCGATGAACCTCTGGTCGGTCGCCCGCGACCGACGGCGGACGCTCCCGACGGATCTCCCGACCGTGTCAGTCCTCGTCCCGGCGCGGAACGAGGAGGCCAACCTCCGCGCGCTCCTCCCGACGCTCCTCGCCCAGCACGGCGTCGAGGCCGAGTTCGTTGTCGTCGACGACGCCAGCGACGACGGGACCTGGGATGTCCTGAAGGCGCACGCCGACCCGCGCCTCGTCCCCGTGCGGGGCAGCGGACCGCCCGAGGGCTGGGTCGGCAAACCGCACGCGCTGTACCAGGCGGCGAAGCGCGCGACCGGCGACGTGTTCGTTTTCCTCGACGCCGACGCCCAGCTCCGCGACGACGGCGCGCTCGCCCGGCTCGTCGGCCGGTGGGTCGCGAACGGCGGGGCCGGCACGGCGATGACAAGCCTCCCCCGCTACCTCGACCGCGGCCCGGCGGCCCTCCTCACGAGCCTCGTCCCGTTCGCCGTGCTGGCGGCCTTGCCGATCCCGCTCGTCCCCCGCGTCCAGGCCCCGTCGCTGAGCGCGCTCAACGGCCAGATCTGGGTGATGGGCGCCGACGACTACCGCCACCTCGCGCCCCACGAGGCAGTCAAGAACGACGTGCTGGAGGACGTCATGATCGGCCGGTACCTGAAGCGCTCGGGCGTCCGCCTGTACTTCCAGAACCTCAGCGGCGAGGTCGCCGTGTGGATGTACCGGTCGTTTGAGGAGGCGTGGCGCGGCTTCCAGAAGAACGCGGCGCTCCTGGCGGGGGGGAAGCCGGGCCGGCCGGTCACGGTCGAGTTCGTGGCCTTCTTCCTGCTCTACACGCTGTCGTGGGTCGTCCCGAGCGTCTTGTGGGTCGGCGGCACGGCCGGACTGTGGGCGCTGGCGACACTCGTCGGGATCAAGCTGGCGATCGACCGGGCCGGGCGGTTCCCGCTGTGGGTCAGCGCGTTGGCGCCGGTCACGCTCGCCCTCGGCGCCGCGCTCCTGCTCGACTCGGCGCGGGCCCACGCGACGGGCCGCGTCTCATGGAAGGGCCGCGCCGTGAGCTGA